Part of the Anopheles gambiae chromosome 3, idAnoGambNW_F1_1, whole genome shotgun sequence genome is shown below.
TATTCCAATGCGATCAGCTTGATTACATACAGCGACCGATCGTACGTTGACAAGCGCCAGGCCAGCCAGGTGAAGTAGGTGGTCTTGCCCGCTCCAGCATCGTTTAGGAAAATGTACACTTTCCCATCATTTTCGCCATCCCGGCAACCAGGAGGATCTTGTGTTTCTTCGCTCAACGCTAGAGTCTTCTTTACATCTGACATAGTGTCCTTATCATTATGAAGAACATATTTAGCCAGGTCTGCAAAAGGAACTTCTGCTTGCTGCTCAAACGGATTTGCACTATACGTTACGTTGTCATTTCGTATGATGTTCTCCTTCTCTGGCGGGGTTCCCAATGATACGAATTGGCGGTGAATGTACCAGGGTTTAATTTGCTCATAATTGTGTTCGATTGAATCGTATCTAGCCATCTTTTCAGGCTGGCGGAAAAGCTCTAACATGTTCAACAAAAAGCTCAAATCATCTTCTTCGTTTATAATACTGGCTAGCGGGATAACTGTTTCAAAGATGACGTGATACGCATATTGTCGGTACAACTGTTTCTTTGCTTCGCCTGTAAGATCATGTATAGTAAACCTTTCTACTTTCAGATCGTTGTAGTCGGACAGTTTCTTATTGTTCTTAGAGAGATTTTCATGTACTATGTTTGAAATTTTCGAACTGTATGATAAAACTGTTCCTAAGTTTATTTGATTCTCATGTTCAAAGTTTTCAGCGATTCCCGTCTCCATTACAATCACTACTTTCTGATGGTAACGTTCAGATAGATTCTTGATTTCGCATAGATTTTCTTGCTCAAATCTCCCTCGAATTGTTATCACCTTTATAGTTGGATGATCTACATCCCGCAGGTAAGACAATACGTCATGCAGCATATTCaacatttcctttttctcAAGGTATAAAGCACTGTCAATGAACAGTGTCTCATACTGATGTAATGATAGCGTCTGCTCTACAATAAGAGAGCTCACATCCATACTCAGAGAGCACTTGAACTCATACATTCCTGCAGCATTCTTGCTAGCAATAAAACTATTCAGCTCAGAGCGCCTTAAACGATCTGGATCTATTTTTATGTGAGGATGTTCCCTAACCCAACAGGTCAAATATTCGTTGGATCTACTTTTCACAAGCGAAATGCTCGGCTTGAGCTCTATTTCCATAAACTTCTCCCTCACAAACTTCAAGTCGACCGGGACGGGTTTCGTACTCTTCATTGCCTCAAACAGTAATACCTGCAGCTTGTCCAGCACCGTGCCATGTTCGGCATTGCACCACTCCGGCAAAAGCGTCATAGCTTGTGTACGTAGCTTTTCTTCGTTCAAGGAGTTACATACGAGCACAAATTTTTCGTAAAACCTGTGCAATTTCACATTGAACTTTGCGCTCCATTCTGAATCACCTGCGCTAAGAGCATTGGCGAAAGAGTTTCTATCAACCCTGATTTTTAATTGGCGTGTTACATCCTTCTTTTGCTTACTTTTCTCTATCATCATGTCGTATTCTCTTTTGAACGCAGTCAGAAGCTTTCCGGCTGGGGTGGATGGATCTGCAGGCTCGTCATCTTCCTTGATCGTGTATGAGATTTCAGATGATTCgaccttttccttttccaatgGCCTCAGACATTCGCTTATCAAGCTAGCGAAAGTGTTGAATAACGCGTCATTGAACTTGATCAGAACGTCTTTCATCATGTGCAGCGCGATAAGCTTTCCCAATTTAGCTAGACACGAGTCTCTCAGCGTATCAGCCAGATTTGGGAACGGTATATCGCGATCAAACTGATAACACGTGGCTCCTATGTCGTCGCACAGCTGTAACAGAACGGCGTCCTCTTGCTGGTTTGTCGTAAAGAAGCTTTCGATGCTCTTATCAAGGGCAGCATTCGTACAGAGCACGTACCGAGCGTCCTCTGGAAGGTGTTGATCGACTTCGAGAAATGACATAAAATACATCGGAATCGAAAATGATGCGTTGGAGTCCCACgtttcaaataaaacatcctCTGTTAGTGCCATATTCTTGCTTTGCGTTGCTTCCCGATGCTTCATTGTGGTTTTTTGAGACGGACTGTCCTCACTATCTGCAATTTGTCTATGTTTCGCCTGTATGAACAAGGTCTCGGAGGCCTGTCGGACCGACGACCGATAATGGTACATAATGTCGTCAAATTTTCCGGCGGCAGGAACTTCCATTGCCATCGTAAAACTGAACCCGCTGTCCTGCCGGTGCATTTTAAAGGCCCTGAGGATGATAACCATTCCGAGTCGAAGATGGTACGAGCTGCCATGTAGAGTGGATCGTCCTTTGTCTGTGTTCAGGACAAACTGAACAGCAGCGA
Proteins encoded:
- the LOC4577583 gene encoding uncharacterized protein LOC4577583 isoform X3, producing MERVYTNNDGGLPPGGPTPSFAAVQFVLNTDKGRSTLHGSSYHLRLGMVIILRAFKMHRQDSGFSFTMAMEVPAAGKFDDIMYHYRSSVRQASETLFIQAKHRQIADSEDSPSQKTTMKHREATQSKNMALTEDVLFETWDSNASFSIPMYFMSFLEVDQHLPEDARYVLCTNAALDKSIESFFTTNQQEDAVLLQLCDDIGATCYQFDRDIPFPNLADTLRDSCLAKLGKLIALHMMKDVLIKFNDALFNTFASLISECLRPLEKEKVESSEISYTIKEDDEPADPSTPAGKLLTAFKREYDMMIEKSKQKKDVTRQLKIRVDRNSFANALSAGDSEWSAKFNVKLHRFYEKFVLVCNSLNEEKLRTQAMTLLPEWCNAEHGTVLDKLQVLLFEAMKSTKPVPVDLKFVREKFMEIELKPSISLVKSRSNEYLTCWVREHPHIKIDPDRLRRSELNSFIASKNAAGMYEFKCSLSMDVSSLIVEQTLSLHQYETLFIDSALYLEKKEMLNMLHDVLSYLRDVDHPTIKVITIRGRFEQENLCEIKNLSERYHQKVVIVMETGIAENFEHENQINLGTVLSYSSKISNIVHENLSKNNKKLSDYNDLKVERFTIHDLTGEAKKQLYRQYAYHVIFETVIPLASIINEEDDLSFLLNMLELFRQPEKMARYDSIEHNYEQIKPWYIHRQFVSLGTPPEKENIIRNDNVTYSANPFEQQAEVPFADLAKYVLHNDKDTMSDVKKTLALSEETQDPPGCRDGENDGKVYIFLNDAGAGKTTYFTWLAWRLSTYDRSLYVIKLIALEYSTDFERLEECEVDHWNDTQIVRLLYRFIHLALFVPSVCRRTIEETDVHRAEADRCAELISLSNGRIVLDETKTKDLTAMQLIELRLFREKFNQKQLVLILDGFDEIAPYYKDVVMKCFARFAQLDGLRNLYISSRRYGFEEAFQQTFSDFSLFQLTKYSKHDKILSLHKFLLSNYSDYIRCDWDDWVHLLTVLYVIVDDALADLATVPLWLHTGLVMLLPLTMKFVNFDSKSISKRIFAQTKLDALHLVEGFIDKQLSNYITSKMGTTNAAARTVAARSNKARMLKLLKEQLMLLAMYAMLDCNGRDQLLSIEEQAEAVEFIEKEAEGQELLDIVEGVRDGVPLFRYRLFAEYFAACWLFENEPCVGEESVLQSPSFFTESFEQVQFFYNQLLERERESKRPT